The following coding sequences are from one Rutidosis leptorrhynchoides isolate AG116_Rl617_1_P2 chromosome 11, CSIRO_AGI_Rlap_v1, whole genome shotgun sequence window:
- the LOC139875810 gene encoding uncharacterized protein yields MAGASTDQSTISTAAINDLKRKSGDVGWDYAILTDKNNLQKVKCKICGKVMSGGIHRLKQHVAQVTGNVASCSKATQEDIAKCQKAINDIGAKKKVKQDHDVSVRMEVRNDMTSPIDLDESEEFVRGSKPQRSYGPIDRFTTFDKGKSKQTNLDSVMRKESADRLDAYIARWAYQHAVPFNAVDNDEFVCILEAAGHHGPNGKPPSRYHLGEPLLKKEVDRTKTRMKRYEDDWKISGCSIMTDAWSDRNRRSIMNLCANSSLGTVFLTSKECSDEAHTSDYIYKYIEMCIEKVGPENVVQVVTDNAANNMGAAKLLKVKRPTIFWTCCSAHTINLMLEGIGGKNGFKKTLEEARKITVFIYSHHMSLALMRKYTKKRNIVRPGVTRFASSFLTLQSLLEKKTQLRHMFLSEKWEKCSLAKTKKGTEVKSLVMDDKTWAGVARCSSVFEPLVKVLRMVDADWKPSMGFLHGELKKAQQQIREVFNNNYEKYKPIMEVISTKMEGRLDTCLHLAAYFLNPFYLYNDVSILLDERANDAVVEVVEQMSKEGKFGRTVAIKGCEVNDSKFNPASWWASYGASTPNLRKVAIRILSLTTASSGCERNWSTFEAIHTKKRNRLEAEKVNSLVYVQFNANLMKKNERRKERAGRDVLVSHDDVATEAQDWIIDEGLTYELISEATGLKGANEP; encoded by the exons ATGGCAGGAGCGTCTACGGATCAATCAACGATTTCTACTGCTGCTATTAATGATCTCAAGAGGAAATCGGGTGATGTTGGTTGGGATTATGCAATTTTGACTGACAAGAATAATTTACAAAAAGTGAAATGCAAGATTTGCGGCAAGGTTATGTCGGGTGGTATTCATAGATTGAAACAGCATGTTGCTCAGGTAACAGGAAATGTCGCATCATGCTCTAAAGCCACCCAAGAGGATATAGCAAAATGTCAAAAAGCTATTAATGATATTGGTGCTAAAAAGAAAGTTAAACAAGATCATGATGTATCTGTGAGAATGGAGGTAAGGAATGATATGACAAGCCCCATTGACCTTGATGAGAGTGAAGAATTCGTTAGAGGATCGAAGCCACAACGTTCTTACGGTCCCATTGATAGGTTTACAACTTTTGATAAAGGAAAGAGTAAACAAACCAATCTTGATAGCGTTATGAGAAAAGAAAGTGCGGATCGTTTAGATGCTTATATTGCTAGGTGGGCTTATCAGCATGCGGTTCCGTTTAATGCAGTTGATAATGATGAATTCGTATGTATATTAGAGGCGGCCGGTCATCATGGACCTAATGGTAAACCTCCATCAAGATACCACTTAGGAGAACCTCTATTAAAGAAAGAGGTTGATAGAACAAAAACCCGCATGAAAAGGTATGAAGATGATTGGAAAATAAGTGGATGCTCCATTATGACGGATGCATGGTCCGATAGAAACAGAAGGAGCATCATGAACTTATGTGCTAATTCGAGTTTGGGTACCGTGTTCTTGACTTCAAAAGAGTGTTCGGATGAAGCTCACACAAGCgattacatatacaaatatattgAGATGTGCATCGAAAAAGTTGGTCCCGAAAATGTGGTTCAAGTTGTGACCGACAATGCCGCTAATAATATGGGAGCGGCAAAGTTGTTGAAGGTGAAACGACCAACAATATTTTGGACATGTTGTTCGGCGCACACAATTAACCTTATGCTTGAAG GTATTGGGGGAAAAAATGGCTTCAAAAAGACACTAGAAGAAGCAAGAAAAATAACGGTGTTCATCTATTCCCATCATATGTCATTGGCTTTAATGCGGAAATACACCAAAAAGAGGAATATTGTAAGACCGGGAGTTACAAGATTTGCTTCCTCATTTCTTACTTTGCAAAGTCTACTTGAAAAGAAGACACAACTAAGACACATGTTTTTGAGTGAGAAATGGGAAAAGTGTAGCTTAGCAAAGACAAAGAAAGGGACTGAAGTTAAATCTTTGGTGATGGACGACAAAACTTGGGCCGGTGTGGCAAGATGCTCAAGTGTTTTTGAACCTTTAGTCAAAGTCTTAAGGATGGTAGATGCCGATTGGAAGCCTTCCATGGGTTTCTTACATGGTGAGCTTAAGAAGGCACAACAACAAATTAGAGAAGTTTTCAACAATAATTACGAAAAATATAAGCCCATCATGGAAGTCATATCAACTAAGATGGAAGGTAGACTTGATACATGCCTACACTTGGCGGCTTATTTTTTGAACCCGTTTTATCTTTATAACGATGTAAGTATCCTACTTGATGAACGTGCGAATGATGCGGTTGTTGAAGTTGTTGAGCAAAT GAGTAAAGAAGGGAAGTTTGGTCGGACAGTTGCAATTAAAGGATGTGAGGTGAACGATTCTAAATTTAATCCAG CGAGTTGGTGGGCAAGCTATGGTGCCTCAACTCCTAATTTGAGAAAAGTTGCAATTAGGATACTTTCTTTAACCACCGCCTCATCGGGTTGCGAAAGAAACTGGAGCACATTCGAAGCG ATCCATACGAAAAAAAGAAATAGGCTCGAGGCAGAAAAAGTGAACAGTCTTGTCTATGTTCAATTCAATGCTAATTTAATGAAAAAAAATGAAAGAAGAAAGGAACGAGCAGGGCGTGATGTACTTGTATCGCATGATGATGTTGCAACTGAGGCGCAAGATTGGATTATTGATGAAGGATTGACTTATGAGTTGATTAGTGAGGCTACGGGTTTGAAGGGAGCTAATGAACCTTGA